The DNA region ATTTTCCTGTTAAACTATTAACCTTAAAATAAAACCAACAAAATCATTTAAGTTTAATAGAAAGAATATATTTACTTTTTATTGTGAAAATTATCGTATAAATGGATGACTTTTTAATTGGTATTGGTAAACGTATAAAAGCTATAAGAAAGAACAACGGAATTACCATCAGTAATTTAGCCAACAATGCAGGGGTAAGCAATGGTTTAATTTCTAGAATAGAAAACGGAAGAACTATTCCCTCTTTACCAGTTTTATTAGAGCTAATAAGTGCCTTAGATGTTGATGCCAGTAATTTTTTTGAAGGCGTTGAAAAGAAGGCTGGTGCAAAATTCGTTCATATTAAGGATGAAGACAAACAGTTTCTGGAAAAAGAGATTGAAGCCCAGGGTTTTACCTATTTTCAGATTTTTGGAAAAAGTTTAAATGCTGTTGGTTTTGAAGCGGTTATTCTTACGGTTTCACCAAACTCAGAAAGGGAAAAAGTAATTACTGATGCTTGGGAGTTTAAATATATACTTTCTGGAAAATGCGTTTATATTATTGATGATGAAGAAATAGAAGTAAACAAAGGAGATTCGCTATATTTTAATGGCCGTTTACCGCATGTGCCAATAAACCGATTTGATGCAGATTGTACCATGCTTGTGCTTTATTTTTATTCTGAAAATTCTTAACAACTAAAAGCTTTTTAAAGCTTCCTTTAAGATTTTTAAAG from Tamlana crocina includes:
- a CDS encoding XRE family transcriptional regulator, producing the protein MDDFLIGIGKRIKAIRKNNGITISNLANNAGVSNGLISRIENGRTIPSLPVLLELISALDVDASNFFEGVEKKAGAKFVHIKDEDKQFLEKEIEAQGFTYFQIFGKSLNAVGFEAVILTVSPNSEREKVITDAWEFKYILSGKCVYIIDDEEIEVNKGDSLYFNGRLPHVPINRFDADCTMLVLYFYSENS